ACGATTGAAGAAAAAAGTATGAAAGAGTGTAAAAAATTTTAAGCAACAAGTTTCCGCAGAATGAAATTACGGATAACAGAAAGGGGCTCAAAAAATGAATTTAAAAGAAAAAATTGCAACTATTATTGAAGGACAAAGAACAGGTGTATTAGCTACCGTGCGTGAAAATAAGCCACATAGCTGTTTTATGATGTTTTTTCATGAAGACTTTGTATTATATGTCGCAACAGATCGTAATTCCAAAAAGGTAGTAGATATCGAACAAAATTCAAATGTACACGTGCTACTCGGAAGAGAAGGGAAGAAATGGGATGAAGATTATATCGAAGTAGAAGGCACCGCTTCAATTGAAGAAGAGCAAACATTAAAAAATAAATTTTGGAACAACAACTTAAAACGCTGGTTACTCGGCCCTGAAGATCCTAACTATGTACTTATAAAGATCAATCCAAATACAATTTACTACATCGATAGTGCTGGTACGACTCAACCAGAGTTTTTACGACTGTAATTCAAAAACAAGCCCTTTAAAAGGGCTTGTTTTGTCGAAAAGTTCTTATCAAAAAAAAGATAAAAAAGATGGAACTTTCTAAAGATTCTGTTATATAATAGTATCAACTTAAATAAACTGTATTAAAACAGATTGGGAGGAGAAACAAAATGATGAAAAGAGAAGAACGGAAAAATATGATTGAGTTTATTGAAAAGAAAAAGGGAATTGAGCGTGAAGAGCTTTTATTTATGACAGATGATGAAGTAGAA
This sequence is a window from Bacillus pseudomycoides DSM 12442. Protein-coding genes within it:
- a CDS encoding pyridoxamine 5'-phosphate oxidase family protein, with the translated sequence MNLKEKIATIIEGQRTGVLATVRENKPHSCFMMFFHEDFVLYVATDRNSKKVVDIEQNSNVHVLLGREGKKWDEDYIEVEGTASIEEEQTLKNKFWNNNLKRWLLGPEDPNYVLIKINPNTIYYIDSAGTTQPEFLRL
- a CDS encoding BH0509 family protein, which encodes MKREERKNMIEFIEKKKGIEREELLFMTDDEVEHIYNVTYFLYEEIAE